The Streptomyces sp. NBC_01142 genome has a window encoding:
- a CDS encoding type I polyketide synthase encodes MVAAAERAGALGLLDLGRDRDRARTALAGLRGPYGVRVPARCPLTPDELPAAVDTVLLTEQWWRTGTDVWAAGGRRRVWAEVVSPAEAAAAVAAGAAGIVAKGHEGGGRVGELTTFVLLQRLLAEPGLTVPVLAMGGIGPHTAAAAVAGGAAGVVLDAQLALTTEGAADLPASVAAAVRAMDGSETTVVAGHRLYTRPDVLPPEPDADIAGLLGARSLRTQPLPIGQDGAAAARLAARHRTTGSVVQAVRAAVTGHLEAAVRIRPLQPRPGEARPAGEARPAGEARPPVQGRLPVERRPPDAGRPAVADRPPVVQGPMTRVSDRPAFASAVAGAGGLPFLALAVMDGREVRELLTETAVRLAGRPWGVGLLGFAPDELRREQLAAVAEVRPPYAIIAGGRPAQAAPLEAAGTRTYLHVPSPGLLERFLAEGARRFVFEGLECGGHIGPRAAFPLWEEQIERLLSCPYAAELDVLFAGGIHDERSAAMTAAAAAPLAERGARTGVLMGTAYLFTEEAVTAGAVLPGFQQTAVDCTTTALLRTAPGHATRCAATPYAGTFAATAHRLRQDGASPNEVWEELEKLNLGRLRIASKGLRHTGAGPVPVGEEEQRGEGLYMLGQIATARTATTTVAALHTQVTNGATALLAERAEQLRVLSAEPVPPEEAPLDIAVVGMACRYPGAGDTAGYWANIVAGTDAVTEVPADRWDTAAYHDPDPARAGERTPSRWGGFLQPAPFDALAHGIAPASLGSIEPVQLLALDIAARALADAGYTGERHFDRSRTSVVFGAEAGTDLAGAYGFRALHPGYLGELPPELDAQLPRLTEDSFPGVLANVIAGRVANRLDLGGANCTIDAACASSLAALDLACKQLRDGDSDMALCGGADVHNGINDYLMFASVRALSPTGRCRPFDSTADGIALGEGVACLVLKRLADAERDGDRIYAVVKAVGASSDGRSLGLTAPRPEGQRRALERAYRRAGVAPAEIGLVEAHGTGTVVGDSTELAVLTEVFGDGDSGSCSLGSVKSQLGHTKCAAGLAGLIKAVRAVHCGVRPPTLHLTAPNGDWQPDTSPFFFDTEARPWAVPAARRLAGVSAFGFGGTNYHAVLAGYGDADEPAHGLEAWPAELFCFRGAGRPAALRAIDRLAARLEQNDAAGRPWPLRDLAAEVSTEEGPVQVAVVATGLDDLAEKLRRAREFASDDGVHVADDAHAPGRTAFLFPGQGSQRPGMLSDLFIAFPRLRTLLHDADPRRVATMFPPAAFTPGERAAQRAAVTDTRTAQPALGLAGAAAHLLLTSLGVHPDCTAGHSYGELVALWAAGAYDTATLLRLSDRRADAILAAAGDDPGAMAAVPAAPHDLPELPAGCVVANHNAPAQSVISGPTPAVDAAIAALREVGIAADRIPVACAFHSDVVAGAAGALGAELDGTAVAEPAVPVWSNTTARPYPTDPGAVRELLARQLAEPVRFAEQIEAMYAAGVRTFVEAGPGRVLTGLVGRILGDRPHTAVPLDVPGEHGLTRLLTTLAELASAGVPFEPEPLFKGRTAALPAEAPRRAGWLVDGHLVRTADGEPVAGGLRPARRVTASRPVDGRPAASAVDRREDAVLEYLRGARELVAAQRDVVLGYLGATGSPSPVVMPVGEPHAPEMSVSASGPVPVPVSGEVPVSGGAEAGASLTPSQLMDVVLEIVHIRTGYPREMLDPALDLEADLSVDSIKRVEIIGALADRIGLPRGADGPAESAVEELSRLKTISGIVDWIVAHSTGPEPAVPTQTIPAADPVVLSADEGTPSPAPRSARPARLLVEVTPVGPPVTREPAAVLPGLRFAVVDDGLGVAVALAAALESYGAEVRTVHPDRLADAAGTDGVVDLSALRPAPDPVLPEAFGALRETLMAGTRRLLLVTGCGGAFGRTPPSPESAGPPESAGSQAPSDSPGALSSADPVPGAGLYGFARTAAIEYPGTVIRAVDVDPKDRPERIASHLIAELCAPEEPVAVGYTNGTRNTLRTVAVPLAVPLADDEPAPPLPIGRDAVVLLTGGGRGITARTAVALAGATGCHIELIGRTAPPDDAEDPSVAHAHDRVALRAALIREGLRTPSDIEAAASRILAAREIRATLDALSGVAASVRYHAADVSDPDAVRAVVQDVRARHGRLDGIVHGAGTIEDRLLCDKDPASFARVFTTKVDGARHLAEAAADHGDDAPALAFLVLFGSVAGVFGNRGQADYAAANDALDTLAAAPAWSRRFPGRVLAIDWGPWAAGAGGMVTPELERMYASRGIALIDPDGGTAAFLAELAHGTTGQVVLLADEGTQGPEARRG; translated from the coding sequence ATGGTCGCCGCCGCGGAACGAGCCGGCGCGCTCGGCCTGCTCGACCTCGGCAGGGACCGCGACCGGGCGCGCACCGCGCTGGCAGGACTGCGCGGGCCGTACGGAGTCCGCGTACCGGCCCGGTGCCCGCTCACCCCGGACGAACTGCCCGCTGCCGTGGACACCGTCCTGCTCACCGAGCAGTGGTGGCGGACCGGGACGGACGTCTGGGCGGCCGGTGGCAGGCGTCGGGTGTGGGCCGAGGTCGTCAGCCCCGCCGAGGCCGCGGCCGCCGTCGCCGCCGGAGCGGCCGGGATCGTGGCCAAGGGGCACGAGGGCGGCGGGCGGGTCGGCGAACTGACCACCTTCGTACTCCTGCAACGCCTGCTGGCCGAGCCCGGGTTGACCGTGCCGGTCCTCGCAATGGGGGGCATCGGCCCGCACACGGCCGCCGCCGCCGTCGCGGGCGGTGCCGCCGGCGTCGTACTGGACGCGCAGCTCGCGCTCACCACCGAAGGCGCGGCCGACCTGCCCGCCTCGGTCGCGGCCGCGGTCCGGGCCATGGACGGCAGTGAAACCACCGTCGTCGCGGGCCACCGTCTCTACACGCGCCCCGACGTCCTGCCGCCGGAGCCGGACGCGGACATCGCCGGCCTGCTGGGCGCCCGCAGCCTGCGCACCCAGCCACTGCCCATCGGCCAGGACGGCGCGGCCGCTGCCCGGCTCGCCGCGCGTCACCGCACCACCGGCTCCGTCGTACAGGCCGTACGGGCGGCCGTCACCGGACACCTCGAAGCAGCCGTACGGATCCGTCCTCTCCAGCCGCGCCCCGGCGAAGCGCGTCCGGCAGGGGAAGCCCGTCCGGCAGGGGAAGCCCGTCCGCCGGTGCAAGGCCGACTGCCGGTGGAACGCCGTCCGCCGGATGCGGGCCGCCCGGCCGTGGCTGACCGTCCGCCGGTGGTCCAGGGGCCCATGACCCGGGTCAGCGACCGGCCCGCCTTTGCCTCCGCCGTGGCCGGCGCGGGCGGACTGCCGTTTCTCGCCCTGGCCGTGATGGACGGCCGGGAGGTACGCGAACTGCTCACCGAGACCGCCGTACGCCTTGCGGGTCGGCCCTGGGGCGTCGGCCTGCTCGGATTCGCCCCGGACGAACTGCGCCGTGAACAGCTCGCCGCCGTCGCCGAGGTGCGGCCGCCGTACGCGATCATCGCCGGCGGCCGCCCCGCCCAGGCCGCCCCGCTCGAAGCCGCCGGGACCAGGACCTATCTGCACGTACCCTCGCCCGGACTGCTCGAGCGGTTCCTCGCCGAGGGAGCGCGGCGGTTCGTCTTCGAAGGGCTCGAATGCGGCGGCCACATCGGCCCGCGCGCGGCCTTCCCACTCTGGGAGGAGCAGATCGAGCGGCTGCTCTCCTGCCCGTACGCCGCCGAACTCGACGTGCTCTTCGCCGGTGGCATCCACGACGAGCGCTCCGCCGCGATGACCGCTGCCGCCGCAGCTCCGCTGGCCGAGCGCGGCGCCCGGACCGGCGTCCTCATGGGCACCGCCTACCTGTTCACCGAGGAGGCCGTCACCGCCGGAGCCGTGCTGCCCGGCTTCCAGCAGACGGCGGTCGACTGCACCACCACCGCTTTGCTGCGCACCGCCCCGGGCCACGCGACACGCTGCGCCGCCACCCCGTACGCCGGCACCTTCGCCGCCACCGCGCACCGGCTGCGGCAGGACGGCGCGAGTCCGAACGAGGTCTGGGAGGAACTGGAGAAGCTCAACCTCGGCCGGCTGCGGATCGCCAGCAAGGGCCTGCGCCACACCGGGGCCGGGCCCGTCCCGGTGGGGGAGGAGGAACAGCGCGGCGAGGGGCTCTACATGCTCGGCCAGATCGCCACCGCACGCACCGCCACCACCACGGTCGCCGCCCTGCACACCCAGGTGACCAACGGCGCCACCGCCCTGCTCGCCGAACGAGCCGAACAGCTTCGCGTTCTGTCGGCCGAGCCCGTTCCGCCCGAGGAGGCCCCCCTCGACATCGCCGTGGTCGGCATGGCCTGCCGCTACCCCGGCGCGGGCGACACCGCCGGGTACTGGGCGAACATCGTCGCCGGGACCGACGCCGTCACCGAGGTGCCCGCCGACCGCTGGGACACTGCCGCCTACCACGACCCCGACCCGGCGCGGGCAGGGGAGCGGACCCCGTCCCGATGGGGCGGTTTCCTGCAGCCCGCCCCGTTCGACGCGCTCGCCCACGGCATTGCCCCGGCCTCGCTCGGAAGCATCGAACCGGTGCAACTGCTCGCCCTCGACATCGCCGCCCGTGCCCTCGCCGACGCCGGTTACACGGGCGAGCGGCACTTCGACCGCTCCCGTACGTCCGTCGTCTTCGGCGCCGAGGCAGGCACCGATCTCGCCGGAGCCTACGGCTTCCGCGCCCTGCACCCGGGCTATCTCGGCGAGCTGCCGCCCGAGCTGGACGCTCAACTGCCCCGGCTGACCGAGGACTCCTTCCCCGGCGTCCTGGCGAACGTCATCGCCGGGCGCGTCGCCAACCGGCTCGACCTCGGCGGCGCCAACTGCACGATCGACGCCGCCTGCGCCTCCTCGCTCGCCGCTCTCGATCTGGCCTGCAAACAACTGCGCGACGGGGACAGCGACATGGCGCTGTGCGGCGGCGCCGACGTGCACAACGGCATCAACGACTACCTCATGTTCGCCTCCGTACGCGCCCTGTCGCCCACCGGCCGGTGCCGCCCCTTCGACTCCACCGCCGACGGCATCGCGCTGGGCGAGGGCGTCGCCTGTCTCGTCCTCAAGCGCCTGGCCGACGCCGAACGCGACGGCGACCGCATCTACGCCGTCGTCAAGGCCGTCGGCGCGTCGAGCGACGGGCGCTCCCTCGGCCTCACCGCGCCCCGCCCCGAAGGCCAGCGGCGGGCCCTGGAACGTGCCTACCGGCGGGCCGGGGTCGCACCCGCCGAGATCGGCCTCGTGGAGGCGCACGGCACAGGCACCGTCGTGGGTGACAGCACCGAACTGGCCGTCCTGACCGAGGTGTTCGGCGACGGAGACAGCGGTTCCTGCTCGCTCGGCTCGGTCAAGTCGCAACTGGGACATACGAAGTGTGCGGCGGGCCTGGCCGGTCTCATCAAGGCGGTACGGGCCGTGCACTGCGGCGTACGGCCGCCGACTCTGCATCTGACCGCCCCCAACGGCGACTGGCAGCCGGACACCAGCCCCTTCTTCTTCGACACCGAAGCCAGACCGTGGGCCGTACCCGCCGCGCGGCGGCTCGCCGGGGTCAGCGCGTTCGGCTTCGGCGGCACCAACTACCACGCGGTCCTCGCCGGGTACGGGGACGCGGACGAGCCCGCGCACGGACTGGAGGCCTGGCCCGCCGAGCTGTTCTGCTTCCGGGGCGCCGGCCGCCCGGCCGCCCTCCGTGCGATCGACCGCCTCGCCGCCCGGCTGGAGCAGAACGACGCGGCAGGACGGCCCTGGCCGCTGCGCGACCTCGCCGCCGAGGTCTCCACGGAGGAGGGCCCGGTCCAGGTGGCGGTGGTCGCCACCGGCCTCGACGACCTGGCCGAAAAGCTGCGCCGCGCCCGGGAGTTCGCCTCGGACGACGGCGTCCACGTGGCGGACGACGCGCATGCCCCCGGCCGTACCGCCTTCCTCTTCCCAGGACAGGGCAGCCAGCGGCCGGGCATGCTGAGCGACCTCTTCATCGCGTTCCCACGCCTGCGGACCCTGCTGCACGACGCCGATCCGCGCCGCGTCGCCACCATGTTCCCGCCCGCGGCCTTCACCCCCGGGGAACGAGCCGCCCAGCGCGCCGCCGTCACCGACACCCGGACCGCCCAGCCCGCCCTCGGCCTCGCCGGCGCCGCCGCACATCTGCTGCTCACGTCGCTCGGAGTACACCCCGACTGCACCGCCGGCCACTCCTACGGCGAGCTGGTCGCCCTCTGGGCCGCCGGTGCCTATGACACCGCGACCCTGCTGCGTCTCAGCGACCGCCGGGCCGACGCGATCCTCGCCGCAGCCGGGGACGACCCCGGAGCGATGGCCGCCGTGCCCGCGGCCCCGCACGATCTGCCGGAGCTTCCCGCCGGATGCGTCGTCGCCAACCACAACGCACCGGCGCAGAGCGTCATCTCCGGACCGACCCCGGCCGTCGACGCCGCGATCGCCGCGCTGCGCGAGGTGGGCATCGCGGCCGATCGTATCCCCGTCGCCTGCGCTTTCCACAGCGACGTCGTCGCCGGTGCCGCCGGGGCGCTGGGCGCGGAGCTGGACGGTACGGCCGTGGCCGAGCCCGCCGTCCCGGTCTGGTCCAACACCACCGCCCGCCCGTACCCCACCGACCCAGGGGCGGTAAGGGAATTGCTGGCCCGCCAGCTCGCCGAACCCGTCCGGTTCGCCGAGCAGATCGAGGCCATGTACGCGGCCGGGGTGCGCACCTTCGTGGAGGCCGGCCCGGGCCGGGTCCTCACCGGTCTCGTCGGCCGCATCCTGGGTGACCGGCCGCACACCGCCGTCCCGCTCGACGTACCGGGCGAGCACGGCCTGACGCGCCTGCTCACCACGCTCGCCGAACTCGCCTCGGCAGGCGTCCCGTTCGAACCGGAGCCGCTGTTCAAGGGCCGTACCGCGGCGTTGCCCGCCGAGGCGCCCCGGCGCGCCGGATGGCTGGTGGACGGCCATCTCGTACGGACCGCGGACGGCGAGCCCGTGGCGGGCGGGCTGCGCCCTGCCCGGCGGGTGACGGCGTCCCGACCGGTGGACGGGCGTCCGGCGGCGTCGGCCGTGGACCGGCGGGAGGACGCCGTACTGGAGTATCTGCGCGGGGCACGGGAACTGGTCGCCGCGCAACGGGATGTCGTGCTGGGGTACTTGGGGGCGACCGGTTCGCCGTCGCCGGTGGTGATGCCGGTGGGGGAGCCGCATGCGCCGGAGATGTCCGTCTCTGCCTCCGGGCCGGTGCCGGTGCCTGTGTCCGGCGAAGTGCCTGTATCCGGCGGCGCCGAGGCCGGAGCCTCTCTGACGCCCAGTCAACTCATGGACGTGGTACTGGAAATCGTTCACATCCGCACCGGCTACCCGAGGGAGATGCTCGACCCCGCACTCGACCTGGAGGCCGACCTCTCGGTCGACTCCATCAAACGGGTGGAGATCATCGGGGCGCTGGCCGACCGGATCGGGCTGCCGCGCGGCGCGGACGGGCCGGCGGAGTCGGCCGTCGAGGAACTCTCCCGGCTGAAGACCATCAGCGGCATCGTCGACTGGATCGTGGCCCACAGTACGGGCCCGGAGCCCGCGGTCCCCACGCAAACGATCCCGGCAGCGGACCCGGTCGTCCTGTCGGCGGACGAGGGCACGCCGAGCCCTGCCCCCCGCTCCGCCCGCCCCGCCCGCCTCCTGGTCGAGGTCACCCCCGTGGGACCGCCGGTCACGCGTGAACCCGCCGCCGTACTGCCCGGCCTGCGGTTCGCCGTCGTCGACGACGGCCTCGGTGTGGCCGTTGCCCTCGCCGCCGCGCTGGAGTCGTACGGCGCCGAGGTGCGTACCGTCCATCCGGACCGCCTGGCGGACGCCGCCGGCACCGACGGCGTGGTGGACCTCAGCGCACTGCGCCCGGCTCCGGACCCAGTGCTTCCGGAAGCCTTCGGCGCTCTGCGCGAGACCTTGATGGCGGGCACACGACGGCTGTTACTCGTCACCGGCTGCGGCGGAGCGTTCGGCCGTACGCCGCCCTCGCCGGAATCGGCGGGGCCCCCGGAATCGGCGGGCTCCCAGGCACCCTCGGACTCGCCGGGCGCGCTGAGCTCTGCCGATCCGGTGCCCGGCGCCGGCCTGTACGGCTTCGCCCGTACCGCGGCCATCGAATACCCCGGCACGGTGATCCGTGCCGTGGACGTCGACCCCAAGGACCGTCCCGAGCGGATCGCCTCTCATCTGATCGCCGAACTGTGCGCCCCCGAGGAGCCGGTGGCCGTCGGCTACACCAACGGCACCCGCAACACTCTGCGCACCGTTGCGGTCCCACTCGCCGTCCCACTCGCCGACGACGAACCGGCACCACCGCTCCCCATCGGCCGCGACGCCGTGGTGCTGCTGACCGGCGGGGGCCGTGGCATCACCGCCCGTACGGCCGTCGCCCTCGCCGGCGCCACTGGCTGCCACATCGAACTCATCGGCCGTACCGCGCCCCCCGACGATGCCGAGGACCCGTCCGTCGCCCACGCCCACGACCGCGTCGCCCTGCGTGCGGCCCTCATCCGGGAAGGCCTTCGTACGCCCTCGGACATCGAGGCGGCCGCGTCCCGGATTCTTGCCGCGCGCGAGATCCGCGCCACCCTCGACGCACTCTCGGGCGTCGCCGCGTCGGTGCGCTATCACGCGGCCGACGTCAGTGACCCCGACGCCGTACGGGCTGTCGTCCAGGACGTACGCGCACGTCACGGTCGGCTCGACGGGATCGTGCACGGCGCCGGAACCATCGAGGACCGCTTGTTGTGCGACAAGGACCCGGCTTCCTTCGCGCGGGTGTTCACCACCAAGGTCGACGGCGCCCGCCACCTCGCCGAAGCCGCCGCCGACCACGGCGACGACGCCCCCGCCCTCGCCTTCCTCGTCCTCTTCGGCAGTGTCGCCGGGGTCTTCGGCAACCGCGGCCAGGCCGACTACGCCGCCGCCAACGACGCCCTGGACACCCTCGCCGCCGCCCCCGCCTGGTCGCGCCGGTTCCCGGGCCGGGTCCTCGCCATCGACTGGGGCCCGTGGGCAGCCGGGGCAGGCGGCATGGTGACCCCGGAGCTGGAACGGATGTACGCGAGCCGCGGCATCGCGCTCATCGATCCGGACGGCGGCACCGCCGCGTTCCTCGCCGAGCTCGCACACGGCACCACGGGCCAGGTCGTCCTGCTGGCGGACGAGGGCACGCAGGGCCCGGAGGCCCGCCGTGGCTGA